GTCCAGCAGCCGCTGCCGGGACGCCGGGAAGCCGTCCCACTGGTCGACGCGGTCGTCCCCGACGCGCATCACGGCGACCTGTTGGGCGAGCAGGTTCCACGTGGCGCCGGAGCGCCGCAGCCCATCCAGCAGCCAGCGCTCCTGGGCCGGGCCCAGGATGTCGCCGCCGCCCGGGTCCCGGTGCTGGCGGGTGTCCAGCACGTGGAAGGACGCCAGATCGCCGGCCGTCAGCCGTCGGTGGAGGCGGGCGTCCGGGCCGCCGACCGGCAGCGCGGCGCGCGGCAGTGGCGTGTTCTCGTAGAGCGCGCGGTAGGCCACGGCCCGGCGCGGCGCGAAGTCCTCGGGCGGGATGCCGTACCGGGAGGTGTCGGCCGCGTAGTTGTTCTCCACCTCGTGGTCGTCGGGCGTGATGACGAACGCGGTCGCGGCGTGCGCGGCCTGGAGGTCCGGGTCGCTCTTGAACAGGGCGTACCGCAGCCGGTATTCCTCCAGGGTCACGGTCTCCCGGTCGTGCCCCTCGCCCGGGTCCGCGCCGCGCCGCCAGAGGTTGGCGGCGGTGATGGCGTACTCGTAGATGTAGTCCCCGAGGAAGAACACCATCTCCGGGTCGTCCGCGACCAGATGCCGGTACGCGGCGAACCAGCCGTGGTACCACGCCTGGCAGGAGGCCGTGGCGAAGGTGAACGCGCGCGGTGTCGTGCCCCGGGCGGCCGTGGTGCGGACCCGGCCGACCGGGCTGAGGTGGCCGCCGGCCGTGAACCGGTAGAAGTACGGCCGCCCGGGGCGCAGTCCGCGCACCTTAGGGTGCACGGCGTGGGCCAGGTCCGGCGTCGCGAGGGCGTGCCCGCGCCGCACGACGCGCCGGAACCGTTCGTCCTCGGCCACCTCCCACCCGACGTCGAACGGCGCGCGCGGCATACCGCCGTGCCCGTCGGCGGCCAGCGGCTCGGGCGCCAGCCGGGTCCACAGGACGAATCCGTCCTCGGCCGGGTCGCCGGACGCGACGCCGAGGCGGAACGGGTCGCCGGGCACGCGCTCGCCCGTGAACGTGGCCTCGGCGGTGCCGGGCGCGCCCACGCCGGCCAGCAGGGTCGCCGACGAGACACCGGCGAGCTGGAGGAAGGAACGGCGGCGCGGGCGCGCCGGGGGTATCGGTACGGGGGCTGCGCGGTCCATGGCGTGGTGCTGTCCTCGCTGTGGGGCTTCGGCCGCTGGGTCACCCGGCCATCCGCACCCTCGCCGAGGGGGGTGACGCGCGCGCGGACCGGTGGCGAAAAGCAGGGGTCACCGAGGTGATTTCGCCCGCGCGGGCCCCGAGTGGGTGATCGCCGTGACCACGGCCCGGCCGGGGGCGTTGACCCAGTGGTCCGCCGCCGCCGGAGGAGCCGCATGAACGGAAGGGGCGCTGGTCATGTCCGACTTCCCCGAGGGCACACCCTGTTGGGTCGACGTCACACTGCCGGACCCCAGGCTGGGGAAACGGTTCTACGGCGAGTTGTTCGGCTGGACGTTCGCGGAGGGCGCGGGGGAGCACGGTGGCTTCTACTCGCAGGCGTTCTCCGGCGGCGAGCCGGTCGGCGCGATGGTCTCGCAGCTGCCGTGGCAGGAGGAGCCCCCGGCCTGGACGCTGTACTTCGCGACGCCCGACATCAAGGCCACCGCCGCCAGGGTGATGGACAACGGCGGGTCGCTGCTGATGGAGCCCCTGGAGATCGGCCGGTACGGCAGCCTGCTGCTCGCGCGCGACCCGGGCGACGTCCCGTTCGCGGTGTGGCAGGGCGACCGGCAGCACGGCTTCGGCCGGCGCGGCGAGCCCGGCGCGTTCCGCTGGGCCGAGATCGTCACCCGCGACGCGGACGCCGCCGACGCCTTCTTCCCGGCCGTCTTCCCGTTCGAGACCCGGCGCGTTCCCGAGCCGCCGGGCACGGATCACGTGCTGTGGCTGGTCGCCGGCGTCCCCGTGGCGGGCCGGCTGCGGATGCCGCCGGAGACACCGGACGAGGCGCCGCCGCGCATCGACATCCACTTCGCGGTCGGCGACTGCGATCTGGCGGTGGCGACGGTCCGCCGCCTCGGCGGACGCCTGCTGGGCGCCCCGGCGGACGGCCCCCACGGCCGCTCCGCCGCCGTGGCCGACCCCCTGGGCGCGGCGTTCGTGGTGGCCGACCGCTACCCGGCGCGAACGAGGTGACGGTCGAGCGGCTCCCGTGGCCGGTCCTCGTCGCCCGGCGCCGGCGGACCGCGCTGGGGGAGGACGACGAGGGCCGTGCGCTCGCCGCCCCCGCGCCGCCGTGTGCCGCGAAGTGACGTTTCGTCCGGCGAGGCGGCCCGACGGTATTCCGACTCCCGTTCTCCGTATGGCTCTTGTGGGCGGCGCGGGTGCGTGGGCCACCGGGCTAGCGTGGAGATCATGGCTGAGCACCATGTGATCCGCGTCCGGTTCGACGGCGGCCCACGCGACGGCCGGACAGTCGATGTCGTCATCACCGGCCGGGTGCCGCTGCCGCTGATGCTGGCGGCCCGGCAGGCGGGAGGGCTGTACGAGCTGCGTTCCACCGAGGGGCGCGGCACCCGTTATGCCTGGATCGACGACCTGCCCGCCCGGTCGTCCTAGCGCTCCGCGCTCCCGGCGCTCAGCCCGCGTCGGCGGCGCGCAGGAACGCTTCGAGGCCCGCGAGATCGTCGGTGTTGAGGTGGTCGACATCCGCCGCTACCAGCTCCCGCCACACCGCGTCGCGCGCCGGGCCCGGCAGATCGGGCGTCGCCCAGAACCGCACGCGCTGGCCGCGCGCGTGCGCGGTGCCGGTGATCCGGCGCAGCAGCTCCCGCTCGGCCGCCGGCATCGGGCCGATGCCCTGCCAGGTGAAGCCGCTGTTCCAGTTGGCGCTGATCAGCGGGATGAACGAGGCGGGCGCGGGCGGGTCCGCGAGCAGGTCGTCCAGCCGGCCGTCGTAGAACGTGTGGCGTATCCGCTCGGCCTCCATCGGCACGCGCGCGGCGCGGTCGCCGGAGATCACGGCGGTGACGGCGCGGGGCTGGACCCGGCCGCCGACGGCCTTGCTGAAGAGGGAGTGGTAGGGGCGCAGCCGGCGGGCGAGTTCGCGGTAGGTGGCGTCGCCGGTGTTCTTGATGTCGATCAGGAGCTGCAACGAGACGTCGTGCCCTCGGTAGACACGGCCGTGGTTGGCTCTGACCCGGGCCAGCAGCGGGTCGAGGTACAGGGCTTCCAGCGTGCGGCTCGGGTCGAGCTGCCACTCGTCGTGGGCGACGAGCAACTGCCCGTCCACCAGCCAGATATCGGCCTCCACGCTGGTGAACCCGTGGGCGAGCGCGTCGTGCAGCGGACGGTCGTGCTCGTAGTCGTTGTGGGCGTGGGCGCGGCGCAGGGGCACGACGCCCCCGCCGGAGGAGGAGGCGGCGCGCGCGGTGGCGGGCGCGGCGACCGCGCCCGCGAGGGCGGCGGTGAGGGCGGCGGCGGCCCCCATGGCGCGGCGACGGCTGGGGAATGTCACGATTCCTCCCAGGACGGTGTGGGTGACGCGAGTGAGTATCCGGGGAGGGAGCGGCGATTGACAGGCGCGGTGGAAGAGTTCTCCGAGCGGTCACCGGGGTTTTCCGCGACCCGCGTGTGGTATGCGGCGTATGGGTCGAATATGCATCTGGACCGGCTCAACCGCTATCTGCGCGGCGGCACTCCGCCCGGCGGCCTGCGGGCGCACCCCGGCTGCCGCGATCCGCGCCCACCGATCCGGTCGGCGCCCGTGACGCTGCCCGGAGTGCTGTACTTCGCCACCGAGTCGGCGGTGTGGACGGGCGGGCGCGCGTTCCTCGACACCGGCGTCCCTGAAGTCGACACCGGCGTCCCCGGCGTCCCCGGCGTCCCCGGCGTCGACACCGGCGCTTCCGGTGCCCCTGGGGCCCCCGGCGTCGCCTTCGCGCACGCGCACCTGCTGACGGCCGGGCAGTTCGCCGACATCGCCGCCCAGGAGATGGGCCGGGAGCCGGGCGTCGATCTCGACCTGAGCCGGGTGCTCGGCGCCGGGCGCGACCGGCTCGGCCCCGGCCGGTACGAGACGCTGGTGCTCGCCGGGTGGCGCGACGGGTTCCCGCTGCTGACGTTCACCGCGCCGTGGCGCCGCCGCGACGTGCCGGGGAACGCGCCCTCGGCCGCCTATCTGCGGCATCTGGGCGCGGGGTTGATCGCCGCGCACGGCTGGGACGCGGCCCGCGCCGCCGCCTATCTGGCGAGCCGGCCGGGGGCCGCCGGGCACTGGAGCGCGGCCTCGGTCGAGACGCTGCTGCGCGGCGGGCCGTGAGCGCGGCCCCCGGCCCGGGGCTCAGCCCGCCTGTTCGGCGTGGCGGCGGATCTGGTCGGCGGTCAGCACGTACCCCGTCTCGGCGTCCGTGACGGAACGGGCGAAGACCATCCCGTAGACCTGGCCGTCCGTCGTGA
Above is a window of Streptomyces sp. NBC_01803 DNA encoding:
- a CDS encoding alkaline phosphatase D family protein, with protein sequence MDRAAPVPIPPARPRRRSFLQLAGVSSATLLAGVGAPGTAEATFTGERVPGDPFRLGVASGDPAEDGFVLWTRLAPEPLAADGHGGMPRAPFDVGWEVAEDERFRRVVRRGHALATPDLAHAVHPKVRGLRPGRPYFYRFTAGGHLSPVGRVRTTAARGTTPRAFTFATASCQAWYHGWFAAYRHLVADDPEMVFFLGDYIYEYAITAANLWRRGADPGEGHDRETVTLEEYRLRYALFKSDPDLQAAHAATAFVITPDDHEVENNYAADTSRYGIPPEDFAPRRAVAYRALYENTPLPRAALPVGGPDARLHRRLTAGDLASFHVLDTRQHRDPGGGDILGPAQERWLLDGLRRSGATWNLLAQQVAVMRVGDDRVDQWDGFPASRQRLLDTFRDPAVANPVVLTGDTHRAIAGELRANFADPDAPVVGTELVTSSIASDGDGAETDKHEADWTRHPWVKFYNARRGYTLCRLTPAELTADYRSVPYVQADGEAPVSTVARFVTETGRPGLERVG
- a CDS encoding VOC family protein, whose amino-acid sequence is MSDFPEGTPCWVDVTLPDPRLGKRFYGELFGWTFAEGAGEHGGFYSQAFSGGEPVGAMVSQLPWQEEPPAWTLYFATPDIKATAARVMDNGGSLLMEPLEIGRYGSLLLARDPGDVPFAVWQGDRQHGFGRRGEPGAFRWAEIVTRDADAADAFFPAVFPFETRRVPEPPGTDHVLWLVAGVPVAGRLRMPPETPDEAPPRIDIHFAVGDCDLAVATVRRLGGRLLGAPADGPHGRSAAVADPLGAAFVVADRYPARTR
- a CDS encoding phosphatidylinositol-specific phospholipase C/glycerophosphodiester phosphodiesterase family protein, yielding MTFPSRRRAMGAAAALTAALAGAVAAPATARAASSSGGGVVPLRRAHAHNDYEHDRPLHDALAHGFTSVEADIWLVDGQLLVAHDEWQLDPSRTLEALYLDPLLARVRANHGRVYRGHDVSLQLLIDIKNTGDATYRELARRLRPYHSLFSKAVGGRVQPRAVTAVISGDRAARVPMEAERIRHTFYDGRLDDLLADPPAPASFIPLISANWNSGFTWQGIGPMPAAERELLRRITGTAHARGQRVRFWATPDLPGPARDAVWRELVAADVDHLNTDDLAGLEAFLRAADAG
- a CDS encoding histone deacetylase; protein product: MHLDRLNRYLRGGTPPGGLRAHPGCRDPRPPIRSAPVTLPGVLYFATESAVWTGGRAFLDTGVPEVDTGVPGVPGVPGVDTGASGAPGAPGVAFAHAHLLTAGQFADIAAQEMGREPGVDLDLSRVLGAGRDRLGPGRYETLVLAGWRDGFPLLTFTAPWRRRDVPGNAPSAAYLRHLGAGLIAAHGWDAARAAAYLASRPGAAGHWSAASVETLLRGGP